Proteins from one Malaya genurostris strain Urasoe2022 chromosome 2, Malgen_1.1, whole genome shotgun sequence genomic window:
- the LOC131432765 gene encoding uncharacterized protein LOC131432765, with the protein MHLISSLIFLGLTSFCLTDSHIVKQTIEELAAIRECSAELGVHCNVKSVIRYIRTEYPFQDKEKSKEFISCVLIKIGILTADGMFQSQNTIDYLANILDVQTRSQIVNHCITEEGDTIADKGYNYHECLVAEMKNFLL; encoded by the exons atgCATTTAATTTCATCTTTGATATTTTTGGGACTAACATCCTTCTGTCTAACAGATTCACATATAGTAAAGCAGACAATAGAAGAACTTGCTGCCATCAGAGAATGCTCTGCAGAGTTGGGTGTGCATTGCAACGTGAAGAGTGTTATACGATATATCCGCACTGAATATCCCTTTCAGGACAAGGAGAAATCAAAG GAATTTATCAGTTGTGTCCTAATCAAAATTGGTATCTTAACCGCTGACGGTATGTTCCAGAGTCAAAATACAATCGACTATCTAGCCAATATTCTTGATGTTCAGACCAGATCACAAATTGTTAACCATTGCATCACGGAAGAGGGGGATACCATCGCAGATAAAGGATACAACTATCACGAGTGTCTCGTTGCTGAAATGAAGAATTTTTTACTGTAG